The Streptomyces sp. BHT-5-2 genomic interval CGTCGAGGTCCTGGAGGCGACCGCGGCCGTCGGCCTCACCGGCGACGCCCGTCGGGTCACCGGCGTCAAGGTCCGCGTCCGCAACGGCGACCACACCGCCGGGGCGGTCCGGGTGCTCGACGCCGACCTGGTCGTCGACGCCTCCGGGCGCGGCTCCCGTACGCCCCGTTGGTACGCCGACCTGGGCCGCGCGGCACCGCACGAGGAGACCGTCGACTCCGGCCTCGTCTATGCCACCCGGATGTACCGACCGGCCGACCCGGACGGCGGACCGGGGGTGGCCGTCAACGTCCCCGGCCGGCCCGAGTGCCCGCGCGGCGCCGCCTACGTCCCCGTGGAGGGCGGCAACTGGCTGCTGACCCTGTCCGGAGTGCACGGGCACCACCCGCCCACGGACGGGGCCGAGTTCGCCGCGTTCAGCGCCACCGTCGGCGACCCCTGCGTCCACGAACTGCTCGCCGGCGCCGAACCGGTCTCGCCGGTGCACGGCTTCCGCGACACCTGCAACCGTCGCCGCCGCTACGAGCGCCCCGGTGCCGCACCCGACGGCCTCCTCGTCCTCGGGGACGCCGCCTGCACCTTCAACCCCGTCTACGGCCAAGGCATGTCGGTGGCCGCGCTCGGCGCGCTGGCCGTACGGGACACCCTCGACGCCGCCGGCGGCCTCGGGCCCGGCGTCCTCGCCCGGGCCCAGCGGGCGATCAGCCGCTCCGCCGAAACCGCCTGGACGGCGGCGGTCGGCGCGGACCGCCCCTACGTCCGCGGGCCGGAGACCAGGGCGGGCCTCGGTGAGCGGCTGACCACGCGGTACCTCGACCGGCTCGCCGCCCGCGCCGCCATCGACCCGGTCGTCGGCGCCGCCTTCCGCGACGTCTTCTGCCT includes:
- a CDS encoding NAD(P)/FAD-dependent oxidoreductase — encoded protein: MAEHTGRGRTAVVIGGGLAGMLAVTALRGHVETITVVERDRYPAGHAFRKGVPQAHHLHLLLSGGQRALDRLLPGTVAALADAGARSLYLPSELVTRTPTGWQRRFDERRHPTLSVTRPVLDAVVRERALAAADPATRVEVLEATAAVGLTGDARRVTGVKVRVRNGDHTAGAVRVLDADLVVDASGRGSRTPRWYADLGRAAPHEETVDSGLVYATRMYRPADPDGGPGVAVNVPGRPECPRGAAYVPVEGGNWLLTLSGVHGHHPPTDGAEFAAFSATVGDPCVHELLAGAEPVSPVHGFRDTCNRRRRYERPGAAPDGLLVLGDAACTFNPVYGQGMSVAALGALAVRDTLDAAGGLGPGVLARAQRAISRSAETAWTAAVGADRPYVRGPETRAGLGERLTTRYLDRLAARAAIDPVVGAAFRDVFCLTAGPARLMTPQVLLRTVLLPRRPGLPRLPVAVEAA